From Oreochromis niloticus isolate F11D_XX linkage group LG14, O_niloticus_UMD_NMBU, whole genome shotgun sequence, one genomic window encodes:
- the naalad2 gene encoding N-acetylated-alpha-linked acidic dipeptidase 2 translates to MRKESRWIRWIKWIVIVTVLFLLGFCIGWFAKPSNTQNHKDSSHYLKDFLGEMKADKIREHLRKFTQLPHLAGTEQNLKYAEQIMKEWQMFGLDSVEMVPYDVLLSYPNESQPNYISIVDHLGNEIFNTSLAEPVPQGYEDISNIVPPYSAFSAKGQPEGDLVYVNYGRTEDFSQLQRVMGINVTGKIVIVRYGKIFRGNKVKNAVLAGAKGIIMFSDPADYWADGIQPYPDGWNLPGRGAQRGNVLNLNGAGDPLTPGYPAKEYTYRFSPEDGVGLPNIPVHPIGFHDAILLLNNMGGEIPPNNWKGALNVSYRIGPGFTDDFKSQKVRMNIHTNNQVTRIYNVIGKIRGAQEPDRYVILGGHRDAWVFGGIDPMSGAAVVHETVRSAGRLLSTGWRPRRTIIFASWDAEEFGLLGSTEWAEDNARLLQERAVAYINADSAIEGMYTLRVDCTPSLHTLAYDITKQIPSPEEGEEGVSLYESWHKRDNWTNDRDAPRISKLGSGSDFEAYFIRLGIASGRARYTKNAKTERYSSYPVYHSVYETFEIVEKFYDPSFKRLQAVAQVRGALIFLLADSQLLPLDVNEYADSLRKYAQSIAQLAQKNLRAMVMYKVSFDSLFSAVENFTVAARDFHERLQTLNKADPLQLRIMNDQLMYLERAFIDPLGLPGRPFYRHVIFAPSSHNKYAGESFPGIYDALFDIENSADPAKAWEEVKRQISIAAFTVHAAAMTLTPPA, encoded by the exons ATGAGGAAAGAGAGCAGGTGGATTCGGTGGATCAAGTGGATTGTGATtgtgacagttttgtttttgctgggCTTTTGCATAG GCTGGTTTGCAAAGccttcaaacacacaaaaccacaAGGATTCCAGCCATTACCTGAAGGATTTTCTGGGGGAAATGAAGGCAGATAAGATCAGAGAACATCTCAG GAAATTTACACAACTTCCTCACCTGGCAGGCACAGAGCAGAACCTGAAGTATGCGGAGCAGATCATGAAAGAGTGGCAGATGTTTGGATTAGACTCAGTGGAGATGGTGCCATATGATGTCCTCTTGTCCTATCCCAATGAGTCACAACCAAATTACATCTCAATTGTTGATCACCTTGGCAATGAG ATTTTTAACACTTCCTTGGCTGAGCCGGTTCCACAGGGTTATGAAGATATTTCCAACATCGTACCTCCATACAGTGCTTTTTCTGCCAAAGGACAGCCTGAG GGGGACCTGGTGTATGTCAACTATGGTCGCACAGAAGACTTTTCTCAGTTACAAAGGGTGATGGGCATCAATGTGACAGGGAAGATTGTCATTGTCAGATATGGAAAAATATTCAGAGGCAATAAG GTGAAGAACGCCGTGTTAGCTGGAGCAAAAGGGATCATTATGTTCTCAGACCCAGCAGATTACTGGGCTGATGGAATCCAG CCCTACCCCGACGGCTGGAACCTACCTGGCAGAGGAGCTCAGAGAGGAAATGTTCTCAACCTGAATGGAGCAGGAGACCCGCTCACACCAGGGTACCCTGCTAAAG AATACACCTACAGATTCAGCCCAGAGGATGGAGTAGGACTTCCCAACATCCCTGTGCATCCAATTGGCTTCCACGACGCTATTCTTCTTCTGAA TAACATGGGAGGAGAGATTCCACCCAACAATTGGAAGGGAGCTCTGAACGTCTCCTATAGGATTGGCCCAGGCTTTACAGATGACTTTAAGAGCCA GAAGGTGCGTATGAACATCCACACTAACAACCAGGTAACCAGAATCTACAACGTCATTGGAAAGATTAGAGGAGCTCAGGAGCCAG ACAGGTATGTGATTCTCGGAGGGCACCGCGATGCCTGGGTGTTTGGAGGAATCGATCCCATGTCTGGCGCAGCAGTGGTCCATGAAACTGTCAGGAGTGCTGGCAGGCTGCTAAGTACAG gcTGGAGGCCAAGGAGGACTATAATATTTGCCAGCTGGGATGCAGAGGAGTTTGGACTGCTGGGATCTACAGAATGGGCAGAG GATAATGCCAGGCTTCTGCAGGAGAGAGCTGTGGCCTACATCAATGCAGACTCTGCAATAGAGG GTATGTACACTCTGAGGGTTGACTGCACTCCATCACTGCATACTTTGGCGTATGACATCACGAAGCAG ATACCCAGTccagaagaaggagaagagggAGTGTCTCTGTACGAGAGCTGGCATAAGAGGGACAACTGGACAAATGACCGTGATGCACCCAG GATCAGTAAACTTGGGTCAGGCAGTGATTTCGAGGCCTATTTTATCCGTCTGGGAATTGCTTCAGGCCGAGCTCGATACACCAAGAACGCG AAAACAGAGCGCTACAGTAGCTATCCAGTCTATCACAGTGTGTATGAAACCTTCGAGATCGTGGAGAAGTTCTACGACCCCTCGTTTAAGAGGCTTCAGGCGGTGGCCCAGGTGAGAGGTGCACTCATCTTCCTGTTGGCTGACTCCCAGCTGCTCCCTCTGGATGTTAATGAGTATGCAGATTCACTGAGGAAATATGCACAGAGCATAGCACAGCTGGCCCAGAAGAACTTGAGGGCGATGGTGATGTATAAGGTGTCATTTG attccctcttttctgcagtcGAGAACTTCACTGTTGCAGCCAGGGATTTCCACGAGCGCCTTCAGACTCTCAACAAAGCGGA TCCTCTTCAGCTACGGATCATGAACGATCAGCTTATGTACTTGGAGAGAGCCTTTATAGACCCTCTGGGCTTACCTGGCAGACCTTTCTACAG GCATGTGATTTTTGCTCCCAGCAGCCACAATAAATATGCAGGGGAGTCTTTCCCTGGGATCTATGATGCTTTATTTGACATTGAGAACTCAGCTGACCCAGCAAAGGCCTGGGAGGAAGTCAAGCGTCAGATCAGCATAGCAGCTTTCACTGTCCATGCTGCTGCCATGACCCTCACACCACCTGCATGA